DNA sequence from the Timaviella obliquedivisa GSE-PSE-MK23-08B genome:
GGCACAGGTGCTGGCTCGATGGTTTTATAACCTTTGTACGAAAGTGCAGGCTGGATTTGATATGGGTGACTACGGCGATTTTAGTTTAAGCGATCGCCAGTTGATTTCTGAATTATTTGTGCAGTTGCAGACTGTTAAAGGCAAATCAGTTGAGGAAATTTTACGATTAGTTTTTCAAGTGAACACTAAAAAATAAATTTAGAGGCAGATAGATCATATTTGTCCTGTTCATTGAATTTATGCTCGTATTAAGGATCGGATGCAACTGGCAATCCGATCTAATACTATGTTTGCAATCTTCACCCGATTGCTCTACCTATTTATATCGGTGCTTTGTCATTTGTGTTTTGGGCTTATTCTGGGTTTCACTATGCCTCAACAACCTGTGACTTGCAACCAGTCTCGACTGGTTCTCCTTCACCCGCGATCGAATCTCATGATGTCGGCTGACCAGTTGAATTTACCGATGGCGGTGTGGGACTTGCGCCGTATGGAGGTTCAGTTTTCATCCGGCTTAGAGCATCTTTATCAACTAGAACCAGAAGAATTCCAGGGAAAATATCTCGATTTTTTATCCCATGTTCATCCCGACGATCGGCGACCCATTCAAAAAGTGCTTCAAGCTGCCGCCGAGAATGGTCAAAGCTTCGAGGTAGACTACAGGATTATTAATAAATCAAATGAAATCGTTTGGCTATCCTCCAAGGGACAGATATTTATATCTAACCGCGTAGGTGGTGCTGAGTTAGTAGAGGTGATTAATGATGTTACGCCTCGTTATCAGGCACGTCAGGCTTTGGTGGAAAGCAATGCCCAGTGGGATGCGCTGTTGAAGAAAAGCGATGAGTTATTGATCCAGCTTGACTTCGAGGCACACGTATTCTGGACTTCTCCCTCTATTGGTCATATTTTGGGATATCCACCTGAATTATTAATGGGTGAGAGTATTCTTAATTTGGTACATGATGCCGATCTACGGAAGGTGCTGTTAGCGCTTGACTCGTTAAAGGAAAGAAAAATTCCGCAGTCGTTTCAATGTTCATTGAAGCAGCAGTCTGGGAAATATCTTCCGGTACAATCGACCCTACGCTTGGGTGAGGAATTAGGAAGTTTTGCTGTTCTTAGCTTTCGTGAAATTAGCGCCAGGGTTAATCTTCAGTCAGTTTTAGAGTCGACCTATGCCGCGTATACGGCGATCGTTGATGCGACGACAGATTTAGTTTTTCGGTTTCTGCCCGATGGCACACTGACGTTCACTAATCATCTTTTCGAGAACTGTTTTGGTGATGAAAGCGGCGTTGGCTCTAATTTTTACTCAGTGTTACCAGATGACGATCGCGATCGCTTGCAAGCAACTTGTGCAATATTGACACCAGAGAACCCAACAGCGACTTGTTCTTTAGAAGCGCTCAGGGGAATTCGGCACCCAGAGTTACGCTGTCAAGCCTTATTTGATCATGATGACAGACTTTTAGAATATCAGGTTGTGGCTAAAGAGATGAAAGAGTAGTCACATATTCTCTTCAAAACTAACTCTTTTGATCACAACAGTTACAAAAGTAATTTCAGTTCAATGGCTCCTGAGTTAAATTGATATTTGCGCGATTCTAAGCTCCACCTATCGAT
Encoded proteins:
- a CDS encoding PAS domain-containing protein, which encodes MPQQPVTCNQSRLVLLHPRSNLMMSADQLNLPMAVWDLRRMEVQFSSGLEHLYQLEPEEFQGKYLDFLSHVHPDDRRPIQKVLQAAAENGQSFEVDYRIINKSNEIVWLSSKGQIFISNRVGGAELVEVINDVTPRYQARQALVESNAQWDALLKKSDELLIQLDFEAHVFWTSPSIGHILGYPPELLMGESILNLVHDADLRKVLLALDSLKERKIPQSFQCSLKQQSGKYLPVQSTLRLGEELGSFAVLSFREISARVNLQSVLESTYAAYTAIVDATTDLVFRFLPDGTLTFTNHLFENCFGDESGVGSNFYSVLPDDDRDRLQATCAILTPENPTATCSLEALRGIRHPELRCQALFDHDDRLLEYQVVAKEMKE